The Crocinitomicaceae bacterium genome includes a region encoding these proteins:
- a CDS encoding FkbM family methyltransferase, with the protein MKNQTKLILQKMMGYRNYLYVFARYKIKTLHRDRKEKDFFMFMNSIQGDGDILDIGANIGIMTYHLSKKFPQKKVLAIEPMPSNFVVLKKICEKFQLNNVELIPLAVGETRKELDMVLPVDRKVRMQGLAHVVHDSIKEWNQGEIVTVSCDTIDHIAATTRVSGIKMDIENFEYYALKGATKILVRDKPVVYLELWDNENRTNCFNLLEELGFKAWVNENGSLVLYNPAIHKKQNFIFKVE; encoded by the coding sequence ATGAAAAACCAAACAAAATTAATATTGCAAAAAATGATGGGGTATCGCAATTACCTCTATGTTTTTGCGCGGTACAAAATCAAAACCTTGCATCGTGATCGGAAGGAAAAAGATTTTTTTATGTTTATGAATTCCATTCAGGGTGATGGTGATATACTAGATATTGGCGCAAACATTGGCATTATGACCTATCATTTGTCAAAAAAATTTCCACAAAAAAAGGTTCTGGCCATTGAACCTATGCCATCTAATTTTGTTGTCCTGAAAAAAATCTGTGAAAAATTTCAGCTGAACAATGTTGAGCTTATTCCGCTAGCTGTTGGTGAAACCCGCAAAGAACTAGACATGGTTTTACCGGTTGACAGAAAAGTGCGCATGCAAGGGCTAGCCCACGTGGTGCATGATAGTATCAAAGAATGGAATCAAGGTGAAATTGTAACAGTGTCTTGTGATACTATTGATCATATCGCAGCTACCACTCGTGTGTCCGGAATAAAAATGGATATTGAGAATTTTGAATATTATGCGCTGAAAGGTGCAACAAAAATTCTGGTGCGTGATAAGCCCGTTGTCTACCTTGAATTGTGGGATAATGAAAATCGCACAAATTGTTTTAATCTTTTAGAAGAATTAGGTTTCAAAGCCTGGGTTAATGAAAATGGTTCTCTGGTTTTGTATAATCCTGCCATCCATAAAAAGCAGAATTTTATTTTCAAGGTAGAATAG
- a CDS encoding glycosyltransferase family 4 protein — protein MRIAVNVRFLLRHKMEGFGWYTYETISRMVKAHPEHEFIFFFDRPFDQKFVFGPNVKPVILRPPARHPLLFKIWFNYSVTRALKKYKVDLFFSPDGYLSLKSDIPQIGVIHDLNFEHYPQDLPASALTYLRHHFPLFAHKAKHLLTVSEYSKQDIIDTYKIQAEKITVAHNGASHHFKPISMVEKHVIMDEFTQGEQFIVFVGALHPRKNVVRLIEAFDKFKQKSGSTTKLLIVGENLWRSKKLILPKINSKDEIVFTGHQPIEKLAKIVASAKFLAFVSYFEGFGIPLVEAMQAGCPLLAGDKTSLPEVAGDAAVYCNPFQIDSIVDGLIQLDSNAELREDLIQKGFERAKLFSWDFTAEKIWTVIENQLKK, from the coding sequence ATGAGAATTGCGGTAAATGTACGTTTCTTGCTCCGGCACAAGATGGAAGGTTTTGGCTGGTATACCTATGAAACCATTTCTCGCATGGTGAAGGCGCATCCTGAACATGAATTTATTTTTTTCTTTGACAGACCTTTTGATCAAAAATTTGTTTTTGGCCCCAATGTAAAGCCGGTGATTCTAAGACCACCTGCTCGGCATCCCCTTCTGTTTAAAATTTGGTTCAATTATTCTGTTACCCGTGCGTTGAAAAAATATAAGGTTGATTTATTTTTCTCACCTGATGGTTATCTCTCTCTTAAATCGGATATACCTCAGATTGGAGTCATACATGATTTGAATTTTGAACATTATCCACAAGATTTGCCTGCATCGGCATTAACATATCTGAGGCATCATTTCCCACTCTTTGCGCACAAGGCAAAACATTTACTCACCGTTTCAGAATATTCAAAGCAAGACATTATTGATACATATAAAATTCAGGCAGAGAAGATCACGGTTGCTCATAACGGCGCAAGTCATCATTTCAAACCAATATCCATGGTTGAAAAACATGTCATCATGGATGAATTTACGCAAGGTGAACAGTTCATTGTTTTTGTAGGCGCATTGCATCCGCGCAAAAATGTTGTACGACTCATTGAAGCTTTTGACAAGTTCAAACAAAAATCAGGCTCTACTACAAAATTGCTGATTGTAGGTGAAAATTTATGGCGATCAAAAAAACTCATTCTGCCAAAAATCAATTCAAAAGATGAAATTGTTTTTACGGGACATCAACCCATTGAAAAGCTTGCAAAAATTGTTGCCTCAGCCAAATTTCTGGCTTTTGTTTCCTACTTTGAGGGATTTGGAATTCCACTGGTTGAAGCCATGCAGGCAGGCTGCCCGCTGCTTGCCGGTGATAAAACATCACTACCTGAAGTAGCCGGAGATGCAGCAGTTTATTGTAATCCTTTTCAGATTGATTCTATTGTTGACGGATTGATTCAGTTAGATTCCAATGCTGAGCTAAGAGAAGATCTTATTCAAAAAGGATTTGAACGAGCTAAATTATTTTCTTGGGATTTCACAGCAGAAAAAATTTGGACAGTCATTGAGAATCAACTGAAAAAATAA
- the aroB gene encoding 3-dehydroquinate synthase has protein sequence MDSTIQSGKTQVIFGLLEEVNFIEILRQKFPESKFIIITDEQVSSLWSQSLVTRFDVLSKADILEIPSGEENKNLEICQGLWSALSEYKINRNDVIINLGGGVVTDLGGFVASTFKRGLHFINIPTTLLAQVDASVGGKTGIDLDGYKNQIGLFAEPDLVFISAEFFSTLDEQQKLSGFAEMLKHALIADQNYWKSLNKISSFSDDEFATHVFNSVKIKNNFVTKDFKEQGLRKKLNFGHTLGHAIEGYYLLNNKPVLHGIAVAMGMIGEAYISQKTGLLSEKDLNEIVEVISHYFRKFMVDIPSYDELKGYLQNDKKNRSESVNFTLLTSIGSAEIDQYPANDLVKDAIEFIQKNGDKN, from the coding sequence ATGGATTCCACTATTCAATCAGGAAAAACACAAGTCATTTTTGGTTTACTTGAAGAAGTAAATTTTATTGAAATTCTTCGTCAAAAATTTCCCGAATCAAAATTTATCATCATTACGGACGAGCAAGTTTCCTCACTCTGGTCTCAATCTCTTGTTACTCGTTTTGATGTTTTATCTAAGGCTGATATTCTTGAAATACCTTCAGGTGAAGAAAATAAAAATCTTGAAATATGTCAAGGATTATGGTCAGCATTATCTGAATATAAAATTAACCGGAATGATGTGATCATCAATTTGGGCGGAGGTGTCGTTACTGATTTGGGTGGCTTTGTAGCCTCAACCTTCAAACGAGGATTACATTTTATCAATATTCCAACCACTTTGCTTGCTCAGGTTGATGCAAGTGTTGGTGGAAAAACGGGAATTGACCTGGATGGATATAAAAACCAAATTGGTTTGTTTGCTGAACCTGATTTAGTTTTTATTTCAGCTGAATTTTTTTCTACCCTAGATGAGCAACAAAAATTATCCGGCTTTGCTGAAATGTTGAAACATGCTCTCATTGCAGATCAAAATTATTGGAAATCACTCAACAAAATCTCATCGTTTAGTGACGATGAATTTGCGACGCATGTCTTCAACTCAGTGAAAATAAAAAATAACTTTGTTACCAAAGATTTTAAAGAACAAGGTCTAAGAAAAAAGTTGAATTTTGGGCATACATTGGGACACGCCATAGAAGGTTATTATCTTTTAAATAATAAACCCGTATTGCACGGTATTGCAGTTGCTATGGGTATGATTGGCGAAGCGTATATTTCGCAGAAAACCGGATTACTGAGTGAAAAAGATTTGAATGAAATTGTAGAAGTTATTTCACATTATTTTAGAAAATTCATGGTTGATATTCCGTCTTATGATGAATTGAAAGGGTATCTGCAAAATGATAAAAAAAACAGATCTGAATCTGTTAATTTCACTTTGTTGACTTCTATTGGTTCTGCTGAGATTGATCAGTATCCTGCAAATGATTTGGTGAAAGATGCAATAGAATTCATTCAGAAAAATGGAGATAAAAACTGA